The proteins below come from a single Roseiflexus sp. RS-1 genomic window:
- a CDS encoding caspase family protein, with protein sequence MAFTRGYALIIGVGSYRFAPHLNVPITAADAEAVATALRDPRLCGYPDANVTLLANEGATRDGVLAALRTLAQRTTPADTILLFYSGHGEYSADGVYALTTHDTRFDTGGKVVTGAAVSQTDLITALRAIPAQRVLVLINACHAGELSPTLGAGQPAVVGQPFPQQTTDALLATGSGRIIITACREQQVAYIGPGPLTIFAQALTDGLRGQGVSGRAGFISAFDLYTHLYFAVREAVEQRVPPALRQQHGPQEPELTVLKGVGPFAVALFRGATQPGDFPTDHAPPPETAMRTVEPSRSRWAFQQITGERAVNVAGSVSNSTIITGDGNTVAQGDIIRTGDISGSGIAIGRGAQAHVQGAPPAARSVAALFAPVEAAIRQRPDDPIVTKDELLATVRWIADEVAQGAQANEQRLIRLLRALATTAPDIFAPVVTILQTQSICAAAVRAALQVQRDGN encoded by the coding sequence ATGGCGTTTACACGTGGATATGCTCTCATCATCGGGGTTGGCAGCTACCGCTTCGCGCCGCACCTCAACGTTCCGATCACTGCCGCCGATGCTGAGGCGGTGGCGACGGCGCTACGCGACCCGCGTTTGTGCGGCTACCCCGACGCCAATGTGACCCTCCTCGCCAATGAGGGCGCAACCCGCGACGGGGTGCTGGCAGCGCTGCGCACCCTCGCGCAGCGCACCACGCCCGCCGATACGATTCTGCTCTTCTACAGCGGTCACGGTGAGTACAGCGCCGATGGCGTCTATGCGCTCACCACCCACGACACCCGCTTCGATACCGGCGGTAAGGTTGTCACCGGCGCCGCCGTCAGTCAGACTGACCTGATCACCGCGCTGCGGGCAATTCCGGCTCAACGGGTGCTGGTGCTGATCAACGCCTGTCACGCCGGTGAACTCTCGCCGACCCTCGGCGCCGGTCAACCGGCAGTTGTCGGGCAGCCCTTCCCGCAGCAAACGACCGACGCCCTGCTTGCCACCGGCAGCGGGCGGATCATCATCACCGCCTGCCGCGAGCAGCAGGTCGCGTATATCGGTCCCGGTCCCCTGACGATCTTCGCCCAGGCGCTCACCGATGGGCTGCGCGGGCAGGGGGTGAGCGGGCGCGCCGGGTTCATCAGCGCCTTCGACCTCTACACCCACCTCTATTTCGCGGTGCGCGAGGCGGTGGAGCAGCGGGTGCCGCCAGCCTTGCGGCAGCAACACGGTCCCCAGGAGCCGGAGTTGACGGTACTGAAGGGGGTGGGTCCGTTTGCCGTGGCCCTCTTCCGCGGCGCAACGCAGCCCGGCGATTTCCCCACCGACCACGCGCCGCCGCCGGAGACGGCGATGCGCACGGTTGAGCCATCGCGCAGCCGTTGGGCATTCCAGCAGATCACCGGCGAGCGGGCGGTGAACGTTGCCGGTTCGGTCAGCAACAGCACGATCATCACCGGCGACGGCAACACCGTCGCGCAGGGTGACATCATCCGCACCGGCGACATCAGCGGCAGCGGGATTGCGATTGGGCGCGGGGCGCAGGCACATGTGCAGGGGGCGCCGCCTGCGGCCCGGTCGGTAGCCGCGCTCTTCGCACCGGTTGAGGCTGCAATTCGGCAGCGACCTGACGATCCGATAGTGACGAAGGATGAATTGCTGGCGACGGTCAGATGGATCGCCGATGAGGTGGCTCAGGGCGCTCAGGCCAACGAGCAGCGCCTGATCCGGTTGCTGCGTGCGCTGGCTACCACAGCGCCCGACATCTTTGCGCCGGTGGTGACGATCCTGCAAACACAGTCTATTTGTGCAGCGGCAGTACGGGCAGCGCTCCAGGTGCAGCGTGATGGAAATTGA
- a CDS encoding IS110 family transposase: protein MASRESLFIGIDVSKQTLDVAFGADPHAPRETIPSTDEGVQLLVTRLQRLQPTLIVLEATGGLERMVFAQLLQAGLPTARVQPRRVRALAHAEGRQAKTDRLDARLLARFAERVRPPHHQATDEQRASLRDLLVRREQLIQMRTAEINRLTAAAPNLRPGIQKHIDWLDQEIRALEQERDNEAERTDEVRRKRELRDSVPGIGAITALNLLLRLPELGTIKRTEAAAVVGVAPYANQSGAQHKPRHISGGRRDVRSVLYMATLAATRRRLVRRAFYQRLCQAGKPRKVAIVAAMRKLLTILGAILRQQKPWDPAVHTSAP, encoded by the coding sequence ATGGCTTCCCGTGAGTCGCTCTTTATCGGCATTGATGTCTCCAAACAGACGCTGGATGTGGCGTTTGGCGCCGACCCGCACGCGCCACGCGAGACGATACCGTCTACCGACGAAGGTGTCCAGCTCCTGGTCACGCGACTCCAGCGCCTGCAGCCGACCCTGATTGTGCTGGAGGCGACCGGCGGGCTGGAGCGCATGGTGTTCGCCCAACTGCTCCAGGCTGGCTTGCCGACGGCGCGGGTGCAGCCACGCCGCGTGCGCGCCCTGGCGCACGCGGAAGGACGCCAGGCGAAGACCGACCGCCTGGATGCCCGGTTGCTCGCCCGCTTTGCCGAACGGGTGCGCCCGCCGCACCACCAAGCGACGGACGAGCAGCGCGCATCCTTGCGCGACCTGCTGGTCCGGCGGGAGCAGTTGATTCAGATGCGGACGGCTGAGATCAATCGGTTGACGGCTGCCGCGCCGAACCTCCGCCCGGGCATCCAGAAGCATATTGATTGGCTGGATCAGGAGATCCGTGCGCTTGAGCAGGAACGCGACAACGAGGCGGAGCGCACCGACGAGGTGCGCCGGAAACGGGAGCTGCGCGACAGCGTGCCCGGCATCGGCGCGATCACCGCACTGAACCTGCTGCTCCGCCTGCCCGAACTGGGGACCATCAAGCGCACGGAAGCGGCGGCCGTTGTGGGCGTTGCGCCGTATGCCAATCAGAGCGGCGCACAGCACAAACCCCGGCATATCTCCGGCGGCAGGAGGGATGTGCGCAGCGTGTTGTACATGGCGACCCTGGCGGCCACGCGGCGCCGTCTGGTCAGGCGCGCCTTCTATCAGCGCCTGTGTCAAGCTGGCAAGCCGCGCAAGGTCGCCATCGTCGCTGCGATGCGCAAGCTGCTGACTATTCTCGGCGCAATATTGCGTCAGCAAAAGCCCTGGGATCCGGCTGTGCATACGAGCGCCCCTTGA
- the bchZ gene encoding chlorophyllide a reductase subunit Z has protein sequence MPPSLIRDLSDTSGYWAAVWTMCTMPDVHVIADAPVGCFNLVATAVPDYTDAVPHIENMTPATITEQEVGGKGTSDKVRWTYENLRASGALDGKQLIVISTAESEMIGADLSSVVTTLGEGTRFYWSNSLSEDEWSGRDRVLRWLWEQFGAPHAANVQPAPGTVNIIGPTYGCFNSPSDLEEVKRLITGAGGRINLVYPMEATLADTPRLAAAQVNVVMYREFGAGLAGMLGQPTLYAPFGLRETTGFVRELGRLLGTTDQAEAFIAAEKRTTLRAVWDLWRGPQGDWFGTTDVGIVAGRSYAEGLARYLGDELGMKIAFVSARPRRPDDPDNDQIRQMLHRRAPAFVFGSINEKIYLSEAGAKFARFFMASFPGPTVRRAVGTPFMGYRGAVYVVQEIVNGLYDTLFNFLPVDQAYSMMRGGPPKIESAPGNLPWSLEAKAVLDEALEKLPYIPRISASRQMQMQVETLARERALKEITPDLVREALANAGM, from the coding sequence ATGCCTCCTTCACTGATTCGCGATCTTTCCGATACGTCAGGGTATTGGGCAGCAGTGTGGACGATGTGCACCATGCCGGATGTCCACGTGATCGCCGATGCGCCGGTCGGGTGCTTCAACCTGGTGGCGACCGCCGTGCCCGATTACACCGATGCGGTTCCGCATATCGAGAACATGACTCCGGCGACGATCACCGAGCAGGAAGTCGGCGGAAAGGGTACCAGCGACAAGGTTCGCTGGACGTATGAAAACCTGCGCGCCAGCGGTGCGCTCGACGGCAAACAACTGATCGTGATCTCGACCGCCGAGAGCGAGATGATCGGCGCTGATCTATCGTCGGTGGTGACGACGCTTGGCGAGGGAACGCGCTTTTACTGGAGCAATTCGCTCTCGGAAGATGAATGGTCCGGGCGCGACCGGGTGCTCCGCTGGTTGTGGGAGCAGTTTGGCGCGCCACACGCCGCCAATGTGCAACCGGCGCCGGGAACGGTCAATATCATCGGTCCCACCTACGGTTGCTTCAACTCACCATCAGACCTGGAAGAAGTCAAACGTCTGATCACCGGCGCCGGCGGGCGGATCAATCTGGTCTACCCGATGGAAGCGACGCTGGCAGACACGCCGCGCCTGGCGGCGGCGCAGGTGAATGTGGTTATGTACCGCGAGTTCGGCGCCGGTCTGGCGGGCATGCTCGGTCAACCGACGCTCTACGCGCCCTTCGGCTTGCGTGAAACGACCGGATTTGTGCGCGAACTGGGGCGGTTGCTCGGCACGACGGACCAGGCGGAGGCGTTCATCGCCGCCGAGAAACGAACCACCCTGCGCGCCGTGTGGGACCTGTGGCGCGGACCGCAGGGGGACTGGTTCGGCACTACCGATGTCGGCATCGTTGCAGGACGGTCGTATGCCGAAGGTCTGGCGCGCTACCTGGGGGATGAGTTGGGCATGAAGATTGCATTTGTGTCTGCCCGTCCACGCCGACCCGACGACCCGGACAACGATCAGATCCGGCAGATGTTGCACCGGCGCGCGCCAGCGTTTGTCTTCGGCTCAATCAACGAAAAGATCTACCTCTCCGAAGCGGGAGCGAAATTTGCGCGCTTCTTCATGGCGTCGTTTCCCGGTCCAACCGTGCGGCGCGCGGTCGGGACGCCGTTCATGGGGTACCGTGGGGCAGTGTATGTGGTGCAGGAAATTGTCAACGGGTTGTACGACACGTTGTTCAACTTCCTGCCGGTTGATCAGGCGTACAGCATGATGCGCGGCGGCCCGCCGAAGATCGAGTCGGCGCCGGGGAACCTGCCCTGGTCGCTCGAAGCGAAAGCAGTGCTTGACGAAGCGCTGGAGAAACTCCCCTATATTCCGCGCATCTCCGCCAGCCGCCAGATGCAGATGCAGGTCGAGACGCTGGCGCGCGAACGTGCGCTCAAGGAGATCACGCCCGACCTGGTGCGCGAGGCGCTGGCGAACGCCGGGATGTAG
- the bchY gene encoding chlorophyllide a reductase subunit Y yields MEPIALSAEQPQGHTCKLHPQSMCPAFGSLRILSRIEGSHPVMATDTGCLYGLTFVTHFYGARKSILAPTLGSAELYSGEIVEGTRAAIEAAAREPGCRLVPVVSLCVAETAGMPEELLPRRVGEADVVLVRVPAYAIHSHPEAKDVALEALLRRLGDREGPREDRTVVVVGEVFPADQLAIDAILRRMGVETTVALPGRSIDDLRRAGRAAALAPLHPFYKGVTRLYREWGASVAGGAPVGISGTYAWIKSIGALLDLDPTLVDQVAQEERAKAEAVLAAKSLKGARVLVTGYEGTELAYARLLVEAGAEVPYVSTSIGADPLALPDELWLKARGTQEVVYRKALEEDMAALDRYAPDFVLGTTPFAAAAKERGIPAMYFTNQLASRPFFLSGGMAATIGFVAETLERSSRYREMLAFFAE; encoded by the coding sequence ATGGAGCCAATCGCGCTGAGCGCTGAGCAACCGCAGGGGCACACGTGCAAACTGCACCCGCAGTCGATGTGCCCGGCGTTTGGATCGTTGCGCATCCTGAGTCGGATCGAGGGGTCGCACCCGGTGATGGCGACCGATACCGGATGCCTGTACGGTTTGACATTCGTCACCCATTTCTACGGTGCGCGCAAGTCGATCCTGGCGCCGACGCTGGGAAGCGCCGAGTTGTACTCCGGCGAGATTGTCGAAGGAACGCGCGCGGCAATCGAGGCGGCGGCGCGTGAGCCGGGGTGCCGTCTTGTGCCGGTTGTGTCGCTGTGCGTTGCGGAAACGGCGGGTATGCCGGAGGAATTGCTGCCGCGCAGGGTTGGCGAGGCGGACGTGGTGCTGGTGCGGGTGCCCGCCTATGCCATTCATTCGCATCCAGAAGCAAAAGATGTGGCGCTGGAAGCGCTGCTGCGCCGACTGGGCGACCGCGAAGGACCGCGCGAGGATCGCACGGTTGTGGTGGTCGGTGAGGTGTTCCCCGCCGATCAACTGGCGATTGACGCCATCCTGCGGCGGATGGGGGTTGAGACGACGGTTGCGCTGCCGGGGCGCTCGATAGACGATCTGCGGCGCGCCGGTCGCGCTGCGGCGCTGGCGCCGCTGCACCCGTTCTACAAAGGAGTGACACGCCTCTACCGTGAATGGGGCGCATCGGTGGCAGGCGGCGCGCCGGTGGGCATCAGCGGCACGTATGCCTGGATCAAGTCAATTGGTGCGCTCCTGGACCTTGATCCGACGCTGGTCGATCAGGTTGCGCAGGAGGAGCGCGCTAAAGCCGAAGCAGTGCTGGCGGCGAAGTCGCTCAAGGGAGCGCGGGTGCTGGTGACCGGCTATGAGGGTACCGAACTGGCGTATGCGCGTCTGCTGGTCGAGGCAGGCGCCGAAGTGCCGTATGTCTCGACTTCGATCGGCGCCGACCCGCTGGCGCTGCCCGATGAGTTGTGGCTGAAAGCGCGCGGAACGCAGGAGGTTGTCTATCGGAAGGCGCTGGAAGAGGATATGGCGGCGCTTGATCGCTACGCGCCCGACTTTGTGCTCGGCACGACGCCGTTTGCAGCAGCAGCGAAGGAGCGAGGCATTCCGGCGATGTATTTCACCAACCAACTTGCGTCGCGCCCCTTCTTCCTGAGCGGCGGCATGGCGGCGACTATCGGTTTCGTGGCGGAAACGCTGGAGCGCAGCAGTCGCTATCGTGAGATGCTTGCCTTTTTTGCGGAGTGA
- a CDS encoding DUF169 domain-containing protein — MLAEQTAVDLKYLHTLLVERMKVKRRPVAVTYCEDRPPPGYEPANVVACAIIREAEAGRRVYVDAHHHDCWVGQYHLGWLPDAGRLITEGQYLTMAQGFFTEEGARRNKAQSSVLPTGSIAALAAAPLDDVPDGVPVDLLVCITDPMHAMQIAGAASVREGTFPIGELGPSACASIFATPRLKRNSVFATGDGGGRMHNRVAPGEMFIAVPREHFRYIVELIENFRIDPEEMRRLIMPSHARKGNDGS, encoded by the coding sequence ATGCTGGCGGAACAAACCGCTGTCGATCTCAAATACCTGCATACGCTGCTGGTCGAGCGGATGAAAGTCAAGCGGCGACCGGTGGCGGTGACGTACTGCGAAGATCGACCGCCTCCAGGCTATGAGCCAGCGAATGTTGTGGCGTGCGCGATTATCCGTGAGGCGGAAGCAGGACGACGGGTGTATGTCGATGCGCACCACCACGACTGCTGGGTCGGGCAGTATCACCTTGGCTGGCTGCCGGACGCCGGGCGTCTGATCACCGAAGGGCAGTATCTGACGATGGCGCAGGGGTTTTTTACCGAAGAAGGCGCACGGCGCAACAAAGCGCAGAGTTCCGTGCTGCCCACCGGTTCGATTGCCGCGCTGGCCGCCGCGCCGCTTGACGATGTGCCGGATGGCGTGCCGGTCGATCTGCTGGTCTGCATTACCGACCCGATGCATGCCATGCAGATTGCAGGCGCGGCATCGGTGCGGGAGGGAACGTTCCCCATCGGTGAGTTGGGACCGTCTGCATGTGCGTCGATCTTTGCGACGCCGCGCCTCAAGCGCAACAGTGTCTTCGCAACCGGCGACGGCGGCGGACGGATGCACAATCGGGTGGCGCCGGGTGAGATGTTTATTGCGGTGCCGCGAGAACATTTCCGGTACATCGTCGAGTTGATCGAGAACTTCAGGATCGATCCGGAGGAGATGCGACGGTTGATCATGCCGTCGCACGCACGGAAAGGAAACGATGGGTCGTGA
- a CDS encoding chlorophyllide a reductase iron protein subunit X — translation MAPRMIAIYGKGGMGKSFFTSNLTARLAFDGYRVLQLGCDPKHDSCNTIFGGHSLPTLGDQWRLFKEAGKEDQLSIGDVIFRNELRPGVVIFGCELGGPEVGRGCGGQGISTGFKVLEHLGMSRWNLDFIVMDFLGDVVCGGFATPLARSLAEQVIILVGHDRQSLYAANNIARAAQYFRSMGGTTQILGLVVNRDDGSDTADQYARAVGLPILTRVPLSRKVRELADACRLALEDAQFNEIFGDLAGRIARQELQPVENYTPLGYEEFLRVFGAEEPPGRPAAAREQDLFGDKAPTFTVPILSLKPVIPQVQATDPVQRKVQQMIEAIGMYVTDMVRSDRDGITVTSGSIEIRLGEPNDLEHKVAFLSALRRSGQAFSFVDLRYADAPTYR, via the coding sequence ATGGCGCCACGCATGATCGCAATCTACGGTAAAGGCGGGATGGGGAAGAGTTTCTTCACCTCCAACCTGACGGCACGCCTGGCGTTCGATGGCTATCGCGTGCTGCAACTCGGCTGCGACCCGAAGCACGACTCGTGCAATACGATCTTTGGCGGGCATTCGTTGCCGACGCTCGGCGATCAGTGGCGTCTGTTCAAGGAGGCGGGAAAAGAGGATCAATTGTCGATTGGCGACGTGATCTTTCGCAATGAACTGCGCCCCGGCGTCGTCATCTTCGGGTGTGAACTCGGCGGTCCCGAAGTCGGGCGCGGATGCGGCGGGCAGGGGATTTCGACCGGCTTCAAGGTGCTGGAACATCTGGGCATGAGCCGCTGGAACCTCGACTTCATCGTCATGGATTTCCTTGGCGATGTGGTGTGTGGCGGGTTCGCCACGCCGCTTGCGCGCTCACTGGCGGAGCAGGTGATCATTCTTGTCGGGCACGACCGGCAATCGCTCTATGCGGCGAACAATATCGCGCGCGCGGCGCAGTACTTTCGCTCGATGGGCGGCACGACTCAGATTCTCGGGTTGGTGGTGAACCGTGATGATGGCAGCGATACCGCCGACCAGTATGCCAGAGCGGTTGGGTTGCCGATCCTGACGCGAGTGCCGTTGAGCCGGAAAGTGCGTGAGCTTGCTGATGCGTGCCGCCTGGCACTCGAAGATGCGCAGTTCAACGAGATTTTTGGCGACCTGGCAGGGCGTATCGCGCGCCAGGAGTTGCAACCGGTCGAAAACTACACGCCGCTGGGTTATGAGGAGTTCCTGCGCGTGTTTGGCGCCGAAGAGCCGCCTGGTCGACCGGCTGCAGCGCGTGAGCAGGACCTGTTTGGCGACAAGGCGCCGACCTTTACGGTGCCGATCCTGTCGCTCAAACCGGTCATTCCGCAGGTGCAGGCGACCGATCCGGTGCAGCGCAAGGTGCAGCAGATGATCGAGGCGATCGGCATGTATGTGACCGACATGGTGCGCAGTGATCGTGATGGCATCACCGTCACCTCCGGCTCGATCGAGATTCGATTGGGTGAGCCGAACGATCTCGAACACAAAGTTGCGTTCCTGTCGGCGCTGCGCCGGTCGGGTCAGGCGTTCAGTTTCGTCGATCTGCGCTACGCCGATGCGCCGACATATCGGTAG
- a CDS encoding zinc-binding dehydrogenase: MSTTRAIVISEPHRLELRDVALTDAGPDDVVVRTAFTSISAGTERMLLAGRMPHPMLQFPVVPGYETVGRIVARGTAVPAEYDGRWVYVGGARCFRDVNPAWGGQAATLLVDYRRIVPLDGMQPEHGVLLALAATALHGVDLIAGTGQNLTGRRVLVLGQGPVGQFAARIARAQGAWVAVSDRVASRLERSVADLRVDVTTDSLVAAVQQPVDTIIEATGSMAALSDALPLLANDGTIILLGYYDELRLPYMPLFLKQARLLTAKEWVTGDLQRSRDLLASGMLDAAALITHRAPVARFEEAYATALNDPECLKLVIEWDVGG, translated from the coding sequence ATGAGCACGACACGCGCAATTGTTATTTCTGAACCGCATCGTCTTGAGTTGCGCGATGTGGCGCTGACGGACGCGGGACCCGATGATGTCGTGGTGCGGACAGCGTTCACGTCGATCAGCGCCGGAACGGAACGGATGTTGCTGGCAGGACGAATGCCGCACCCGATGTTACAGTTCCCGGTCGTGCCGGGATACGAAACGGTCGGTCGAATTGTCGCGCGTGGCACAGCGGTTCCGGCGGAGTACGACGGGCGCTGGGTGTATGTCGGCGGTGCGCGCTGCTTCCGCGATGTCAACCCGGCGTGGGGCGGGCAGGCGGCGACCCTGCTGGTCGATTACCGTCGCATCGTTCCGCTCGACGGGATGCAACCGGAGCACGGCGTCCTGCTGGCGCTGGCGGCGACCGCATTGCACGGCGTCGATCTGATAGCCGGGACGGGTCAGAATCTGACCGGTCGGCGGGTGCTGGTGCTGGGGCAGGGTCCGGTCGGGCAGTTTGCGGCGCGGATTGCGCGGGCGCAGGGCGCCTGGGTTGCGGTCAGTGATCGGGTTGCGAGCCGCCTGGAACGCAGCGTGGCGGACCTGCGCGTTGATGTGACGACCGACTCGCTCGTTGCGGCGGTGCAGCAACCGGTTGATACGATCATCGAGGCGACCGGGTCGATGGCGGCATTGAGCGATGCGCTGCCGCTGCTCGCGAACGATGGCACGATCATCCTGCTTGGGTACTATGACGAATTGCGCCTGCCGTACATGCCGCTGTTCCTCAAACAGGCGCGGTTGCTCACGGCGAAGGAGTGGGTGACCGGCGACTTGCAGCGGAGTCGTGATCTGCTGGCGAGCGGAATGCTCGACGCTGCAGCGCTGATCACGCATCGCGCGCCGGTTGCCCGGTTCGAGGAAGCGTATGCGACCGCCTTGAATGACCCGGAGTGCCTGAAACTGGTGATTGAGTGGGATGTTGGGGGGTGA
- the bchF gene encoding 2-vinyl bacteriochlorophyllide hydratase translates to MSMYTPEQLARRDASVWTKVQAVLAPIQFLAFLISFGLVIRYLVTGEGYMIATVSVWIKIALLWAITITGMIWEKEIFGRWFMAPEFFWEDAGNALAMVMHNLYFLAVWLHWSPDAIMTLMLVAYCTYLINCAQFVYRGIQAGRQRRMMRSGSGQTGVVAH, encoded by the coding sequence ATGTCGATGTACACGCCGGAACAGCTGGCCCGCCGCGATGCAAGCGTCTGGACGAAAGTGCAGGCAGTGCTCGCGCCGATCCAGTTCCTCGCGTTTCTGATCAGTTTTGGGTTGGTGATCCGTTACCTGGTGACGGGTGAAGGGTACATGATCGCCACCGTCAGCGTGTGGATCAAGATCGCGCTGTTGTGGGCGATCACGATCACCGGCATGATCTGGGAGAAGGAGATCTTCGGGCGCTGGTTCATGGCGCCGGAGTTCTTCTGGGAAGATGCTGGCAATGCGCTGGCGATGGTGATGCACAACCTCTATTTTCTCGCGGTCTGGCTGCACTGGTCACCCGATGCGATCATGACGCTGATGCTGGTGGCGTACTGCACCTATCTGATCAATTGCGCGCAGTTCGTCTATCGCGGCATTCAGGCTGGTCGGCAGCGGCGGATGATGCGGAGCGGCAGCGGGCAAACCGGCGTGGTTGCGCATTGA
- a CDS encoding universal stress protein — protein sequence MRINNVPLVFTTTAIDRSFALLPNVAAFASAIGRPLRIVHVLGQRYRSYAERQMAAAIEALPSGNGLVFELLKIESKQRRAFLDEIASTTGGILAMLPTRHNFINRLLAMMSDYEKFMIEGPLPILALPRNGALPTSIERILFPLDLSPRSDDPLDQAADFAKSVGAELHLIYAFGDDRLLPSEMDMAARLAARSPRELYQIDKDRINALAERARSHGVPVVVSTTEGRAHTAILNYCNAEKIDLAIMATHGPRSSEDIWHGTTTARVIKHASIPVIAMRC from the coding sequence ATGCGCATTAATAATGTTCCCCTCGTGTTCACAACGACCGCCATCGACCGGAGTTTTGCGCTGCTGCCCAACGTTGCTGCGTTCGCCTCCGCCATCGGCAGACCTCTGCGCATCGTGCACGTGCTTGGGCAACGCTACCGCAGCTACGCCGAGCGACAGATGGCAGCGGCAATTGAAGCGTTGCCATCAGGCAATGGGTTGGTCTTTGAACTGCTCAAAATCGAAAGCAAACAGCGCCGCGCCTTTCTCGACGAGATCGCCAGCACCACTGGCGGCATTCTGGCAATGTTGCCCACCCGCCACAATTTCATCAATCGGTTGCTGGCAATGATGAGCGACTACGAAAAGTTCATGATCGAAGGTCCGCTGCCGATCCTCGCTCTTCCGCGCAACGGCGCACTCCCGACCTCGATTGAACGCATTCTCTTCCCGCTCGACCTTTCGCCGCGCTCCGACGACCCGCTCGATCAGGCTGCCGATTTTGCGAAGTCGGTTGGCGCCGAACTGCACCTGATCTATGCCTTTGGCGACGACCGGTTGCTTCCTTCTGAAATGGACATGGCTGCGCGCCTGGCAGCACGTTCACCACGCGAACTGTATCAGATCGATAAAGATCGCATCAACGCGCTTGCCGAACGCGCCCGATCGCATGGCGTCCCGGTGGTTGTCTCCACAACTGAAGGGCGTGCGCATACCGCCATCCTGAACTACTGCAACGCCGAAAAGATCGATCTGGCGATTATGGCGACTCACGGACCGCGCAGCAGTGAAGATATCTGGCACGGCACCACCACGGCGCGGGTTATCAAGCACGCCAGTATTCCCGTCATTGCGATGCGCTGCTGA
- a CDS encoding DUF3623 family protein: MLLSLAPLLYAVLVLSAAIVLPAIADRLSSEAFSWLYGLATVAVVGALVVLALIYNDRSLRGVYVAHLCAIIVWVWQEIGCRMYAGPGMRRLGFARRSALWQEIMWVFPAAGIVALTWNGANQWGVWAFFLAWWGHLSMRLTAYAAAHARDGGPLLWPPWFAVGLPPAQVLSAIFPLSVTALTAACVWFATDALAYGLDTSAGVGATLLAAQSAVACVALWLDVLPVNVWVWRLAQRWRGASISPIPQPVHDV, translated from the coding sequence ATGCTACTCTCCCTTGCGCCATTGCTGTATGCGGTTCTGGTTCTGAGCGCGGCAATAGTTCTGCCTGCGATTGCCGATCGTCTGTCGTCTGAGGCATTTTCGTGGTTGTACGGGTTGGCGACGGTTGCGGTGGTCGGCGCGCTCGTCGTTCTGGCGCTGATCTATAATGACCGGTCGCTCCGTGGGGTGTATGTGGCTCATCTCTGCGCCATAATCGTGTGGGTGTGGCAGGAGATCGGGTGTCGCATGTATGCCGGACCAGGGATGCGTCGCCTGGGGTTCGCGCGCCGGAGTGCGCTGTGGCAGGAAATCATGTGGGTCTTCCCCGCCGCCGGGATCGTTGCACTGACGTGGAATGGCGCCAATCAGTGGGGGGTTTGGGCATTCTTCCTCGCCTGGTGGGGACATCTCAGCATGCGCCTGACGGCGTATGCCGCCGCTCATGCGCGTGATGGCGGTCCTCTGCTGTGGCCCCCCTGGTTTGCGGTCGGCTTGCCGCCGGCGCAGGTGTTGAGCGCGATCTTTCCGCTCAGCGTCACTGCTCTGACGGCGGCGTGCGTGTGGTTCGCTACGGATGCCCTGGCGTATGGTCTGGACACAAGCGCAGGAGTTGGCGCAACATTGCTCGCCGCTCAATCGGCAGTGGCGTGTGTCGCACTCTGGCTCGATGTTCTGCCGGTGAACGTGTGGGTCTGGCGGTTGGCACAGCGGTGGCGCGGTGCGTCCATCTCGCCAATACCACAACCGGTGCACGATGTCTGA